In Musa acuminata AAA Group cultivar baxijiao chromosome BXJ2-10, Cavendish_Baxijiao_AAA, whole genome shotgun sequence, a genomic segment contains:
- the LOC135625773 gene encoding uncharacterized protein LOC135625773 gives MVLRKMAGCFDDDGCDCDGNGDDCDGDGCDYDDGCDYDDGCDYDDDDCDYNGGDCDYNGGGCDCDGDGCNCDGDGCGCDDDGCDCDGCDDGRGEIYSNVTVMLLQQRRKLQQKSFDDDGCDCDGNGDDCDGDGCDYDDGCDYDDGCDYDDDDCDYNGGDCDYNGGGCDCDGDGCNCDGDGCGCDDDGCDCDGCDDGRGEIYSNVTVMLLQQRRKLQQKR, from the exons ATGGTGCTCCGCAAGATGGCGGGATG TTTTGACGATGATGGCTGCGACTGTGATGGCAACGGCGACGATTGCGACGGCGACGGTTGCGATTACGACGACGGTTGCGATTACGACGACGGTTGCGATTACGACGACGACGATTGCGATTACAATGGCGGTGATTGCGATTACAACGGCGGTGGTTGCGATTGCGATGGCGACGGTTGCAATTGCGACGGCGACGGTTGCGGCTGCGACGACGACGGTTGCGACTGCGATGGATGTGATGATGGCAGAGGAGAAATCTACAGTAATGTTACAGTGATGCTActacaacaaaggaggaagctgcagcaaaAGAG TTTTGACGATGATGGCTGCGACTGTGATGGCAACGGCGACGATTGCGACGGCGACGGTTGCGATTACGACGACGGTTGCGATTACGACGACGGTTGCGATTACGACGACGACGATTGCGATTACAATGGCGGTGATTGCGATTACAACGGCGGTGGTTGCGATTGCGATGGCGACGGTTGCAATTGCGACGGCGACGGTTGCGGCTGCGACGACGACGGTTGCGACTGCGATGGATGTGATGATGGCAGAGGAGAAATCTACAGTAATGTTACAGTGATGCTActacaacaaaggaggaagctgcagcaaaAGAGGTAG